DNA from Ammospiza caudacuta isolate bAmmCau1 chromosome 6, bAmmCau1.pri, whole genome shotgun sequence:
CTGCAAACTAGGGCAGCTCTACTAGGATCTCTAATATTTCTGAGGAGTCTGAAGGTGCTGACAGCTTATGGTCTTTCCAAGGCAAGTGCAAGTGCCTCAAAGTCCATCTATCTGCAGTTACTGGAAGGGGTAAAATGACACCGCACGCTTTTCCTCTGAGAATGAATCCTCTCCCCAGAGGTTAGAAATGGGGAACAAAAAGCAAATTAGAGTTGGATATCTGAGGACTGATGCTCATTTGAACTCCTGAATAATCATCTGTGCCACACTGGCTGCTTTTGCAAAGAGCTTATTTTGAAGCTGAGTTGATTACCTTCCTTGTTGTTTTGCCAATTTAAATTAAGTGGTACGTCAAGACCTAACCCTGAAGCTCTGCCACCCCGCAACACCCAGTGAGAGCAGTggaagcagctccaggatggcAGAAGCAGGCCTCTATTTTGCTTGTGCTATAAACGTTTTTGGGTTTTGTCCTCActcaatttttctcttctttacaGCAACTTAGTATAGTAGGCACTTCAGAGTGGAGAGTATCAAGAGAGAATTTATTTCTCAGGACCGCAGAAAACGGTGTTTCTCAGGGCTACAGAAAATGGGAAGTAGTTCCAAGAAACCAATCGGGCACATTGTCACCACAACCCTGTTTGCATACGAGTCCATTGTCAACTGAAGGAACTGGAAAATTATGGCTATTTATCCATTCCTCTTTTTACCCCCCGTTGTGCCTCTTTTGGCAAAGCAGCTGAAGAGTTTGCATTGTTTCAAATTTAATGCTTGCAGATGGTTTTTATTTAGATTTTGTTTTATTGGTGAGACACGCTTCCTCTGTTTATTAAATTGTGCCTACTTTTTGTCATCCGTCATGTTGCCCGCAATTTCTGCGCAGAGCTCGAGGATAGGGTTTGTTGTTACTGCTGCTGTTGGGTGGGTTACTTTTTTGGGGGGGTAATCTGAAATATGATCGAGCTCCGAGCGCCGGGGAAACAGCGCGTCTTCTCATTCACTTTTTCCCGCGGAGGCGCATGAGGCTCCCGCCGGGCGGGCAGGGGCGCGGGGTGCTGCCGGGGGAACGGGCGCCCGCCCCGGGGCACCTCCGCCTCCGGCCGCGGCCGGCGGGGGAGCCCCGGGGCACGGCCGCGGGCGGGGGTCACGTCTGGCCGCCGTGCCCCGGAGGTGGGCGGCCCCGAgggcgcgggcgggcggccgGGTCCCCCTCCGCGGGGCGCCGCGGCGGCTGCCGGGCGGCGGCAGGTGGTGGCCGCGGCAGCGCCCGGGGGTAGCCCGGCGGCTCCGCCGGGACGGGCCCCCTCGGTCGGCGACTCCCCCCGCGCGGTGCCCGCGGGCCGACCGGGCGGGTTTTGTCCTCCAGagcccccccgagcccccggcCGGCCGCGGGCGCTGATCGCCGGCGGCTCCGCGCGGAACTCGCAGgctccagagcaggaggtggGAACCGCGGGCGGTTTGGGCTTGCTCGGCTTCTTCTGCGTTtgttttttggtgctttttcccccccaagCTGTATGCGgctttgggggtttgttttttgttattttttcccctcctcttttcCCACCGCGGGTATTTGGAAGGAAAGCGGGAATGCCGCGGCCCCGGGAGAGCctcggcgggccgggccgggccgggccgggcgggccggCGGCGCCTCCCCCCGGTTCGGGGGGTCCCCGGGCTCGGCCCCCGAACGCCCCTCTCTTCCGTTCTCCATGTCATTTCCTGTGCTAATAAGATGGTGGTCACggccgggagggagggagccgccgctgccgcctccgccgagcccggcccggccccgggacCCGTCCTCGCCTGGGACTAGCCAGCGGGGCCGGCGGGGTGGGAGGGCGCAGCCAGCCGGgctccccccgcccctcccgggCGGAGCGGGCCCCCCGACGCCGAGGCGGGCTCCCCGCGCCCGCAGTGCCGAGGTGAGTCAGCCTCGCTGGTAGCCAAGGTGGCCACGAAAATGGCTGCGGAGCGCGGGGGGAAACCCGTCCCAgcccggggggggggggggggtggaggTCCGGCCGAGGTGGGGCGGCGGCGAAGACCCGCGGGCACAGGTATCGCCCCCCCCCttccccgcccgccccgcttTTCCCCCCTCGGGGCGGGCTGCGCGGGGCCCGGCCCgtccccgccgctcccgccgcgccgctcccgcccgcgCCGCGGCtgcgcccgcccggcccccccgccccgcccgcggccGCCAGCGGGGCCGCGACTGACGCAGCCGGCGGCCAatgggcggcgggggcgggcgggcgcgcGCCACATTGGAACGCGGGGGCGGGGCGCtcccgggcggcggcggcggccgcgggacACGGGCACCCCAACCCGCGGGGACACGGGCACCCCCACCCCGGGGACACGGGCACCCCAACCCCGGGGACACGGGCACCCCCACCCCGGGGACACGGGCACCCCAACCCCGGGGACACGGGCACCCCCACCCCCGGGGACACGGGCACCCCAACCCGCGGGGACACGGGCACCCCCACCCCCGGGGACACGGGCACCCCAACTCCCGGGGACACGGGCACCCCCACCCCCGGGGACACGGGCACCCCCCCTGCGGGACGCGGGCACACCCCGTGGGACACTGGCACGGCCCTTGTGGCATTGCTCGCGCCCCTTGCGCAGAGCTcgggcagagctgcccttgcACCTCTCAGCCGGGATGCTCTCTTAACTCGCGCTGAAAAACTCCAGATGCACCTTCTTGGGCCTTCTTCCCTCTGtgggtttgagtttttttttaaagttacagAATTTCTCAAGTTTCTTTGCAAATGGTGCTATAGCGCTTATATTTCAGAGGGAAATGGAAGATGCCTCCAGAGTCCCTTTTTCggatcattaaaaaaaaaagaaaatctggcCTGTGGGCAAAACTGTTGGCTCACTGTtgcttcctctttttcctgtgATTAATGCCTCTCATTAGTGGGAGGAGAACTGGCAGAACCAGCTTAAAAAAACTCCAGCCTAACTGTAAGATAGGAttgttttccagctctgcaggtgtgTGCAGCAGTTTGttgagcagcagaggagccccagcccGAAATATCCAGCAGCCCCTTGGATCCAGTCCTGCCAGCCTGGTTTAACTCCCTGTGAGACTGGCAGAGCATAGGGTCGCTGCCTGGGTTGGGCTTCACACCCCCTAAATTTCCGTTTGTGTAATGACCCAGATTATAAGCAGTGAAAGTGGAAAGGGAAATAAGTCTCCTGACTTTCTAATTAATTGTGTATaaactgcttttgcttttcaagTGCAAGCTGCAGTCAGAAACAAAAGTATTGAGATGATCGGTGTTTGCTTCTTGCAAGGGGTGCTTTTGGACCAAGGAAGGAATAGTTTAGCACAGAGCTGAGTGGCATGGAGCTCTTGAAATACATGCAGCCTGCAAAGAGCTCAAATGTTGATATGGCCAAGGACTGCCTTGGCAAAGGAGGGGTTGGCTGCTGGAACCACTCATGAGGGGCGATTTGAGGTAGCCATGGGAGATGCCAAAGTTTGGCTCTTGGCTAGATGCT
Protein-coding regions in this window:
- the LOC131559327 gene encoding collagen alpha-1(I) chain-like — encoded protein: MGRERLSRPEGGRVAVSPHSAGPPGRGRGAPEPEPELESEPEPELESEPEPELELELELEPELEPELELEPEPELELEPELEPELEPELELEPEPEPEPELEPELELELELELEPEPELEPELELELEPELEPELESEPEPELESEPEPELEPEPELEPHRGCPAERAARAEPAQSGSCDAARPKESAPIPSHRTAGKPDLMPTETSNLLASIMRAYRGLPKSSREQLPAPELLWIQMGRLSPPGSGTTTKPGEESKGGAGCCRGNGRPPRGTSASGRGRRGSPGARPRAGVTSGRRAPEVGGPEGAGGRPGPPPRGAAAAAGRRQVVAAAAPGGSPAAPPGRAPSVGDSPRAVPAGRPGGFCPPEPPRAPGRPRALIAGGSARNSQAPEQEPAGPAGWEGAASRAPPAPPGRSGPPDAEAGSPRPQCRGGAAAKTRGHRYRPPPSPPAPLFPPRGGLRGARPVPAAPAAPLPPAPRLRPPGPPAPPAAASGAATDAAGGQWAAGAGGRAPHWNAGAGRSRAAAAAAGHGHPNPRGHGHPHPGDTGTPTPGTRAPPPRGHGHPNPGDTGTPTPGDTGTPTRGDTGTPTPGDTGTPTPGDTGTPTPGDTGTPPAGRGHTPL